The Pongo abelii isolate AG06213 chromosome 7, NHGRI_mPonAbe1-v2.0_pri, whole genome shotgun sequence genome contains the following window.
tttctGGACATCAGTTCTGTGGCTGTGCCCTGTAGATACCCACGATGTGAGGTGGAGGGTGGCTTGCTGCAGACACGGGGCTGTCTGGCTGATGGCACCATGGCCTGGGCCCAGCACACCTGAAGCATCGTCTTGGAGAGCCCTGGGCAGACTCTGGCCTCCCACGCTGCCTCAGGCAGCCATTAGGATGTGATGATGCCTTCCACTTACGACCCCATGGGGCAGCTCTGGGGCAGCTTAGGTGCTGCGTGACCTGCATGTGAGCCACAGTCATCAAACTCCTGCCTGCTCACACGAGCCTTCTGCCAGGACCATGCCCAGAAGAGACAACCTGGGTCTTGCCAGGGTGGTAACCCCTCTAGGTCACggatggcagaaggcaagtgCAGCAGGCATGCAGGGGCCTGACTACGGCTGCTCTGCCCTCGGCGTCTTCGTGCCTGCCCTTGTCAGGGAGCGGGACTGGCCATGGTGGGCTTGGAGCAGAGTGGATGCGGCCATCGAGGCCCCACGCCCTCGTGTCTGCCAGGGCTCCGGGGCTCTTCACCTCAGTTCCTAGGTGGGGCTCCAGGAAGAGGCCACATCCAGCGGAGGCCCAGCGTGTGGGGTGTTTCGGGAGGTGAGTGTCGAGCCATGGCCCTGCGTGGAGGGCCACCAGGGACTTCACCAGCTGCTGCCCAGCACAGCAGGAACCCTCTCCACTGCCCTTACCTGAGCTGGTGGCAGAGCCCGGGCATGGCCTTACCTTTGGTGTCGTTGACGGGGTCCATGTGCCGGTAGATGTAGCCTTCCAGGTAGGAGTGGAACTTGGGTGTGGGCGGGAAAAAGGCCAGGCAGATGGCCATGAGCTCCCAGCCGCGGGCCAGGCTCTCCAGGCGGAAGTTCTCGGTGGTCTGCCGGCACAGCTGGATGTAGAGCTCGTCCCGCAGGCCCTGCACGCTCCAGCCCTTGGTGGCCACCTCCAGGGCCACGTGCAGCGGGTCGGCCTTGGCCCGCCGGTCACCCATGTACATCTGGATCAGCTTGAAGAGCTCGCAGGCCTCCTTCTTCACGTGCCGGTCGCTCGTCACGATCATGGGCTTCTTGATGGACTCGCTGCTCCAGGCCAGCATGTTGGCGATGGACACCTTCCGCCGGAAGAGGCCCTGTGTGTGCTTGTTGAAGTGCTTGGAGGCCCAGTTCTCGATATCCGTCTCCGAGGAGGGCTTGCGCAGCGTGAAGGTGGGGAAGACGCAGCTGGAGCTGGGAATGCCGCTGCGGCTCTGCCGGCTGCTCTCAAACTGGGCACAGGCACCGAGGTCCTCAGACTGAGAAGGACAAATGGGGCTGGGCtgttagggggtgggggagggccaGGCAGTTGGGCCCACTGGGCCACAGTCCCCAGAAGTGTGAGCTGGGGCCCCACCAGAGCCAGCCAGGTGACAGGCCTGCCCTGCTCACCACAAGGCTGCCTGAGGTGGGAAGCCCAGCCTGTCCACAGATGCAGCTGGGGCGCGGGAGCCCTGTACTCCCAGGGTGTGGCAGGGCAGCTTGCTGATGGGTGACCTAGGTGACCTGgctgagggtgaggcaggaggaaggggagCATCCGCTGGCATCCCCAGGGGGCTGACCTCATTCTGCTGCCCCCTGAGGAAATGTCAGTGCCCTTGTTCAGGCACGGAAGGCTGCAGTTCACACCAGGTAAAAGTGCTGTCTGGTTCCCAATCCCTTCACTGCTGGGACCCCAGGCCCTTCCTCCAGCCTTCACCCCAGGCTGACCTCCAGGAggcccctccctgcctgctgcTCTGAGAGGACCCTGGTCCAAGCACCCTGGGCCTCCCTGCCCTCTTGTCCTCCTGCATCTTGACAAGTGGACAGAATCACGGACCAGAAGCTGCTCTGAGTTCTCCACCCTGGAGACCATGAAGGCCACCCAGGCCCCGAGGTCTCCCCACCCCAGGAAGCTCCCCGTGTTCCTCCTCTACCCTCCTGGGTCCTCAGATGCTAGGCCTGCCCTCTGCCTCCCGCTGTGAGAACAAGGATGGAGATGCTGGACAGAGGTGCACGCGGCCTCCACGGGATCTAGCCTCCATCAGCTCCAGGAGCCAGGTGGGGAACGTGCCAGAGGCCCCAGGCTGGGCGCAACATCCCGGAATTCCTGGGGCCTCTGTCCCCTCGGCAGTTCTTCCTACCTGAGGGAGCTTTGGGGACTGGCTTTGAGAACCACCAGGGAGCCCCCGACACCTTGGCTGCCTGCTCCTCAGGGGCCCAGGCCACGGCTCTGGTGGCCACCACCCTCCCAGTCTGCTGAGGCCTCCTCTGTTCTGTGGCTGGAGTCAGGGtgtggcctccagctcccaggtgcCCCCAGGATGAGGAAGGCACTACCAGGGAATGCCCAGCAGCCCACACCCCATGGGGGCCTCCTCGTGGACTCCCAGCTGAGCCCTGACAGCCGGCTGGAGTGCCCAGGGCCCCGGAGACACGGGGCTTCAGAACTCTGCGTGCTCTGTGCACGCCCTGGACGCCAGGTCTCCTGTGCCTGGCCCACGGGGTCCACTCTGACTGCGCTGGCCCCAGGCTCTCAAGCTCAGCCCTGCCCGTTAGGCCCTCACCTGTGAGGGGTGGAGGTAGGGCTCTGGCGAGGCCAGGTTGGTCTGCACGGAGACGCTCTTCTCCAGCAGAATCTGGGGGAAGCCTAGCTTCTCGAAGGTGCCCCTCCTCCAGTGCCTGTTCTCCTGCTGGGCTAGCGCCTCGTCCTCACTGAAGGCCCGCACCACCGGCCCGGGCATGGGCAGTGGCAGGGCGCCGTCGCTCTCGTAGCCAGAGCCATCCTGCTGGGAGTCCCAGCTGCTCCTCTGCTTCATGTGGAAGTGGGCCTGCTGCGCCTCCCAGGCCAGCCGAGCCTGCGCTAGGAAGGGCTCAGCCGCGCCCCGCGCCCCTTCGGCCTCACCTTCCGCTCGCTTCACGGGGGCGAGGCTGGTCCCGCACGGGGGCTGTTCCTCGGCCAGGGGCTGCTCCACAAGCAGGTCCCCGGGGCCCTCGGTGGGGGTGGCGCTGGTGGCTTGGCACAGAGAGGGCTTTCTGCTCTTTCGCTTGCGCGTGCCCGGGGAGTAGCCTGTGGAGGACAGGGTATCCTGCTGGCTGGACCAGGACATGGCATCCTCCTGGGCCTGTGGCAGCGGCGTGGGCGGCTGGCTGTGCCGCAGCTCAGGTCCCTCCATGGTGCTGTAGTCTCCGGACTTGACGCCCAGGCGCTGGTCCCTcagcaggcaggggctgggctgcAGGGAGTACGAACCACCGCCGGGGTTGGGCGCGTACTTGTGCCGCGGGCCGGCGCGCAGCTTGGGGCTGGAGCCTGCCTGCTCCACGTAGACCAGCTGCCGCACGTACTCCTTGCCGGCGGGACTGTACTCCAGGCTCAGGAAGCGCTCGGGGCACTTCTGCTTGGTGAGCACCAGCTGCTGGCAGGGCGAGGGGGGGCCCTGCTTGTTGGGCTGGAGGAACGGCCGGGGCTTACGGCCCGGCGACCGCTGGGGAGAGCCGGCCTGGTAGCCCCCGCCAGCCTCGAATTGCACGTCCATGGGGGGCTCATCGTAGATGGGGGCCTGGTACTCCACTGGGGGCTCCTCGTAGAGCGGGGGTTCATAGCCATAGCGCGGGGAGGAGGGCTGCGAGTCCCCGGAGGGCTTTCGGGGCTGGGCCAGCAGCGGggagctgctccctgggagctcGGCCCTCTTCAGGAAGGGTGACGGCCTCCTCTCTGGGAAGAAGATGGTGCCGTCAGCCTCCGGGGCGAAGGTCTGCAGGCTGGGTGAGTGCTGGCTGCCGGAGGGTCTGCGGGAGCGGACCCCAGGTGGGCCGTCTGGGGCGTAGCCATTTCCCTGGGCGGCAAGGAAGCTGGGCTCCCGATCAGCGACCTTGATGAGCATGCGCTCTTTGGCGCCCGAGTTCCACCGCAGCGAGGAGGTCCTGCGTGGGGGGTGGACGGGCACAGGTGACTGCCTGCCTGCTGCTTCTGGGCACGCCCCACCCCCTCGGGGGCTGTAGGCAGCGGCTCCCGCGAACCCTCTGTTGTACACCTTCCTCGCTGGGGCCCTGTGGCCTGGAGCCCCTCACACCTGCCCTGCCCCAGCACCCCCAGCCCTCCCTCTGGGGCTCTCCTGGAGCTGCCGCCCACGACCAGGCGTCTGTCTGCTCTGATCCCAGCTCCTGACCGGGCACAGGGCTGCTTCTGTAACTAGAACCGGGGGTGGCCTTACCAGGGCCCTTACTGTGGGTGCTGTGCAGGTGTCTCCGGGGTTGCCTGAGCCGCCGGGCAGGCTCCTGGGCCCTGTGTTCCTGCTGAGCAGTGGCGTTGGACCCGTCCCAGTGGTCCAGGTGAGCCCAGCAGTAGCAAGGCACAACACCAGAATCCCACGGCCCCATTTTCCGACTGGGAGCTCCTGTGAGCTCCAAAAAGACTGACTGTCCTCCTCTGACCCTGCCCCAGTCACCACACTCACTCCAACATCTGCAGGTGTCCCACTAACACCTGCACCTGGCCAAGGGCACCACAGTCCCTGGAGTCACGCTGTCTGCGTCCTCACCAGTCCTCCCAACTCAGTGCAAGAGTCCCACTCACTCATCCGCAATAAGGGAGAGCCTGCCCTGGGCAGCACTGCGGGGCAGATACGCAGATGCAATGCCCATACGTGCTCCACCCCTGGCGGCCCAAGGTGGGCACTGGTCCTGTGTCCACAGCCATGCCTGCTATGCAGGGTGCTGGACCCAGGGCGCTGCCAGGGAGAGATGAGGGGCCCCTCCACCACCTTCCGTCTCCTGGAGGCCACTCGGGTGTGGCTATTTGAG
Protein-coding sequences here:
- the ARHGAP39 gene encoding rho GTPase-activating protein 39 isoform X4; amino-acid sequence: MYANLVTGECVWDPPAGVRIKRTSENQWWELFDPNTSRFYYYNASTQRTVWHRPQGCDIIPLAKLQTLKQNTESPRASAESSPGRGSSVSREGSTSSSLEPEPDTEKAQELPARAGRPAAFGTVKEDSGSSSPPGVFLEKDYEIYRDYSVDGQLLHYRTSSLRWNSGAKERMLIKVADREPSFLAAQGNGYAPDGPPGVRSRRPSGSQHSPSLQTFAPEADGTIFFPERRPSPFLKRAELPGSSSPLLAQPRKPSGDSQPSSPRYGYEPPLYEEPPVEYQAPIYDEPPMDVQFEAGGGYQAGSPQRSPGRKPRPFLQPNKQGPPSPCQQLVLTKQKCPERFLSLEYSPAGKEYVRQLVYVEQAGSSPKLRAGPRHKYAPNPGGGSYSLQPSPCLLRDQRLGVKSGDYSTMEGPELRHSQPPTPLPQAQEDAMSWSSQQDTLSSTGYSPGTRKRKSRKPSLCQATSATPTEGPGDLLVEQPLAEEQPPCGTSLAPVKRAEGEAEGARGAAEPFLAQARLAWEAQQAHFHMKQRSSWDSQQDGSGYESDGALPLPMPGPVVRAFSEDEALAQQENRHWRRGTFEKLGFPQILLEKSVSVQTNLASPEPYLHPSQSEDLGACAQFESSRQSRSGIPSSSCVFPTFTLRKPSSETDIENWASKHFNKHTQGLFRRKVSIANMLAWSSESIKKPMIVTSDRHVKKEACELFKLIQMYMGDRRAKADPLHVALEVATKGWSVQGLRDELYIQLCRQTTENFRLESLARGWELMAICLAFFPPTPKFHSYLEGYIYRHMDPVNDTKVTQHIKELLERNTKKKSKLRKKPKPYVEEPDGVAISTYAKYCYHKLQKAALTGAKKGLKKPNVEEIRHAKNAVFSPSMFGSALQEVMGMQRERYPERQLPWVQTRLSEEVLALNGDQTEGIFRVPGDIDEVNALKLQVDQWKVPTGLEDPHVPASLLKLWYRELEEPLIPHEFYEQCIAHYDSPEAAVAVVHALPRINRMVLCYLIRFLQVFVQPANVAVTKMDVSNLAMVMAPNCLRCQSDDPRVIFENTRKEMSFLRVLIQHLDTSFMEGVL
- the ARHGAP39 gene encoding rho GTPase-activating protein 39 isoform X3; amino-acid sequence: MSQTQDYECRSHNVDLPESRIPGSSTRLEWVEIIEPRTRERMYANLVTGECVWDPPAGVRIKRTSENQWWELFDPNTSRFYYYNASTQRTVWHRPQGCDIIPLAKLQTLKQNTESPRASAESSPGRGSSVSREGSTSSSLEPEPDTEKAQELPARAGRPAAFGTVKEDSGSSSPPGVFLEKDYEIYRDYSVDGQLLHYRTSSLRWNSGAKERMLIKVADREPSFLAAQGNGYAPDGPPGVRSRRPSGSQHSPSLQTFAPEADGTIFFPERRPSPFLKRAELPGSSSPLLAQPRKPSGDSQPSSPRYGYEPPLYEEPPVEYQAPIYDEPPMDVQFEAGGGYQAGSPQRSPGRKPRPFLQPNKQGPPSPCQQLVLTKQKCPERFLSLEYSPAGKEYVRQLVYVEQAGSSPKLRAGPRHKYAPNPGGGSYSLQPSPCLLRDQRLGVKSGDYSTMEGPELRHSQPPTPLPQAQEDAMSWSSQQDTLSSTGYSPGTRKRKSRKPSLCQATSATPTEGPGDLLVEQPLAEEQPPCGTSLAPVKRAEGEAEGARGAAEPFLAQARLAWEAQQAHFHMKQRSSWDSQQDGSGYESDGALPLPMPGPVVRAFSEDEALAQQENRHWRRGTFEKLGFPQILLEKSVSVQTNLASPEPYLHPSQSEDLGACAQFESSRQSRSGIPSSSCVFPTFTLRKPSSETDIENWASKHFNKHTQGLFRRKVSIANMLAWSSESIKKPMIVTSDRHVKKEACELFKLIQMYMGDRRAKADPLHVALEVATKGWSVQGLRDELYIQLCRQTTENFRLESLARGWELMAICLAFFPPTPKFHSYLEGYIYRHMDPVNDTKGVAISTYAKYCYHKLQKAALTGAKKGLKKPNVEEIRHAKNAVFSPSMFGSALQEVMGMQRERYPERQLPWVQTRLSEEVLALNGDQTEGIFRVPGDIDEVNALKLQVDQWKVPTGLEDPHVPASLLKLWYRELEEPLIPHEFYEQCIAHYDSPEAAVAVVHALPRINRMVLCYLIRFLQVFVQPANVAVTKMDVSNLAMVMAPNCLRCQSDDPRVIFENTRKEMSFLRVLIQHLDTSFMEGVL
- the ARHGAP39 gene encoding rho GTPase-activating protein 39 isoform X1 — encoded protein: MSQTQDYECRSHNVDLPESRIPGSSTRLEWVEIIEPRTRERMYANLVTGECVWDPPAGVRIKRTSENQWWELFDPNTSRFYYYNASTQRTVWHRPQGCDIIPLAKLQTLKQNTESPRASAESSPGRGSSVSREGSTSSSLEPEPDTEKAQELPARAGRPAAFGTVKEDSGSSSPPGVFLEKDYEIYRDYSVDGQLLHYRTSSLRWNSGAKERMLIKVADREPSFLAAQGNGYAPDGPPGVRSRRPSGSQHSPSLQTFAPEADGTIFFPERRPSPFLKRAELPGSSSPLLAQPRKPSGDSQPSSPRYGYEPPLYEEPPVEYQAPIYDEPPMDVQFEAGGGYQAGSPQRSPGRKPRPFLQPNKQGPPSPCQQLVLTKQKCPERFLSLEYSPAGKEYVRQLVYVEQAGSSPKLRAGPRHKYAPNPGGGSYSLQPSPCLLRDQRLGVKSGDYSTMEGPELRHSQPPTPLPQAQEDAMSWSSQQDTLSSTGYSPGTRKRKSRKPSLCQATSATPTEGPGDLLVEQPLAEEQPPCGTSLAPVKRAEGEAEGARGAAEPFLAQARLAWEAQQAHFHMKQRSSWDSQQDGSGYESDGALPLPMPGPVVRAFSEDEALAQQENRHWRRGTFEKLGFPQILLEKSVSVQTNLASPEPYLHPSQSEDLGACAQFESSRQSRSGIPSSSCVFPTFTLRKPSSETDIENWASKHFNKHTQGLFRRKVSIANMLAWSSESIKKPMIVTSDRHVKKEACELFKLIQMYMGDRRAKADPLHVALEVATKGWSVQGLRDELYIQLCRQTTENFRLESLARGWELMAICLAFFPPTPKFHSYLEGYIYRHMDPVNDTKVTQHIKELLERNTKKKSKLRKKPKPYVEEPDGVAISTYAKYCYHKLQKAALTGAKKGLKKPNVEEIRHAKNAVFSPSMFGSALQEVMGMQRERYPERQLPWVQTRLSEEVLALNGDQTEGIFRVPGDIDEVNALKLQVDQWKVPTGLEDPHVPASLLKLWYRELEEPLIPHEFYEQCIAHYDSPEAAVAVVHALPRINRMVLCYLIRFLQVFVQPANVAVTKMDVSNLAMVMAPNCLRCQSDDPRVIFENTRKEMSFLRVLIQHLDTSFMEGVL
- the ARHGAP39 gene encoding rho GTPase-activating protein 39 isoform X5 — translated: MSQTQDYECRSHNVDLPESRIPGSSTRSSPPGVFLEKDYEIYRDYSVDGQLLHYRTSSLRWNSGAKERMLIKVADREPSFLAAQGNGYAPDGPPGVRSRRPSGSQHSPSLQTFAPEADGTIFFPERRPSPFLKRAELPGSSSPLLAQPRKPSGDSQPSSPRYGYEPPLYEEPPVEYQAPIYDEPPMDVQFEAGGGYQAGSPQRSPGRKPRPFLQPNKQGPPSPCQQLVLTKQKCPERFLSLEYSPAGKEYVRQLVYVEQAGSSPKLRAGPRHKYAPNPGGGSYSLQPSPCLLRDQRLGVKSGDYSTMEGPELRHSQPPTPLPQAQEDAMSWSSQQDTLSSTGYSPGTRKRKSRKPSLCQATSATPTEGPGDLLVEQPLAEEQPPCGTSLAPVKRAEGEAEGARGAAEPFLAQARLAWEAQQAHFHMKQRSSWDSQQDGSGYESDGALPLPMPGPVVRAFSEDEALAQQENRHWRRGTFEKLGFPQILLEKSVSVQTNLASPEPYLHPSQSEDLGACAQFESSRQSRSGIPSSSCVFPTFTLRKPSSETDIENWASKHFNKHTQGLFRRKVSIANMLAWSSESIKKPMIVTSDRHVKKEACELFKLIQMYMGDRRAKADPLHVALEVATKGWSVQGLRDELYIQLCRQTTENFRLESLARGWELMAICLAFFPPTPKFHSYLEGYIYRHMDPVNDTKVTQHIKELLERNTKKKSKLRKKPKPYVEEPDGVAISTYAKYCYHKLQKAALTGAKKGLKKPNVEEIRHAKNAVFSPSMFGSALQEVMGMQRERYPERQLPWVQTRLSEEVLALNGDQTEGIFRVPGDIDEVNALKLQVDQWKVPTGLEDPHVPASLLKLWYRELEEPLIPHEFYEQCIAHYDSPEAAVAVVHALPRINRMVLCYLIRFLQVFVQPANVAVTKMDVSNLAMVMAPNCLRCQSDDPRVIFENTRKEMSFLRVLIQHLDTSFMEGVL
- the ARHGAP39 gene encoding rho GTPase-activating protein 39 isoform X2; amino-acid sequence: MSQTQDYECRSHNVDLPESRIPGSSTRLEWVEIIEPRTRERMYANLVTGECVWDPPAGVRIKRTSENQWWELFDPNTSRFYYYNASTQRTVWHRPQGCDIIPLAKLQTLKQNTESPRASAESSPGRGSSVSREGSTSSSLEPEPDTEKAQELPARAGRPAAFGTVKEDSGRTSSLRWNSGAKERMLIKVADREPSFLAAQGNGYAPDGPPGVRSRRPSGSQHSPSLQTFAPEADGTIFFPERRPSPFLKRAELPGSSSPLLAQPRKPSGDSQPSSPRYGYEPPLYEEPPVEYQAPIYDEPPMDVQFEAGGGYQAGSPQRSPGRKPRPFLQPNKQGPPSPCQQLVLTKQKCPERFLSLEYSPAGKEYVRQLVYVEQAGSSPKLRAGPRHKYAPNPGGGSYSLQPSPCLLRDQRLGVKSGDYSTMEGPELRHSQPPTPLPQAQEDAMSWSSQQDTLSSTGYSPGTRKRKSRKPSLCQATSATPTEGPGDLLVEQPLAEEQPPCGTSLAPVKRAEGEAEGARGAAEPFLAQARLAWEAQQAHFHMKQRSSWDSQQDGSGYESDGALPLPMPGPVVRAFSEDEALAQQENRHWRRGTFEKLGFPQILLEKSVSVQTNLASPEPYLHPSQSEDLGACAQFESSRQSRSGIPSSSCVFPTFTLRKPSSETDIENWASKHFNKHTQGLFRRKVSIANMLAWSSESIKKPMIVTSDRHVKKEACELFKLIQMYMGDRRAKADPLHVALEVATKGWSVQGLRDELYIQLCRQTTENFRLESLARGWELMAICLAFFPPTPKFHSYLEGYIYRHMDPVNDTKVTQHIKELLERNTKKKSKLRKKPKPYVEEPDGVAISTYAKYCYHKLQKAALTGAKKGLKKPNVEEIRHAKNAVFSPSMFGSALQEVMGMQRERYPERQLPWVQTRLSEEVLALNGDQTEGIFRVPGDIDEVNALKLQVDQWKVPTGLEDPHVPASLLKLWYRELEEPLIPHEFYEQCIAHYDSPEAAVAVVHALPRINRMVLCYLIRFLQVFVQPANVAVTKMDVSNLAMVMAPNCLRCQSDDPRVIFENTRKEMSFLRVLIQHLDTSFMEGVL